The following coding sequences lie in one Candidatus Marinarcus aquaticus genomic window:
- a CDS encoding NADP-dependent isocitrate dehydrogenase, whose amino-acid sequence MSKIIYTKVDEAPALATYSFLPIIKAFTKSSGIEMVSKDISLAGRILANFPENLKEDQKIGDALAELGEMTQDPACNIIKLPNVSASIPQLKAAIAELQSKGYNVPNYDESDEITARYAKILGSAVNPVLREGNSDRRAPSAVKNYAKNNPHRMGEWTKDSKTAVAHMDHGDFYGSELSKTFDAADDLKITYIAKDGAEKVLKASLPVLEGEIIDATVMSAKALQEFYAQAIAEAKEKDVLLSLHLKATMMKVSDPIMFGFAVKVYFKDLIAKHGALFDEMGVNFNNGLGDLYSKLDTLPADKKAEIEADIAAVYKKQPRLAMVNSAKGITNLHVPSDVIIDASMPAMLKGGGKMWNADDKEEDTIAMIPDRCYAQSFKAVIEDCKANGKLDVTTIGTVPNVGLMAQKAEEYGSHDKTFQAAGEGKIVVTDKSGSTVFSFDVEEGDIFRMCQAKDAPIQDWIKLAVTRARLSNTPAIFWLDENRAHDAQMIKKVNKYLPDHDTTGLDISIMAPLEATKVSLKRMREGKDTISVTGNVLRDYNTDLFPILELGTSAKMLSIVPLMKGGGLFETGAGGSAPKHVQQFVEEDYLRWDSLGEFMALAASFEHLANTQDNKKAKILADTLDKATGTFLLNDKSPSRKLGGIDNRGSHFYLAMYWAQELAAQTEDADLAAEFAPIAKAMTENEDKIVAELVAGHGKAADIGGYYLPDDAKASEAMRPSATLNSIIG is encoded by the coding sequence ATGTCGAAAATCATTTACACAAAAGTTGATGAAGCACCTGCTTTAGCTACTTACTCGTTTCTACCAATCATTAAAGCTTTCACAAAAAGCTCTGGTATTGAAATGGTATCAAAAGATATCTCATTAGCTGGAAGAATTTTAGCAAACTTCCCTGAGAACTTAAAAGAGGACCAAAAAATTGGTGATGCTTTAGCAGAACTTGGAGAGATGACACAAGATCCAGCTTGTAATATTATTAAGTTACCAAACGTTTCAGCTTCAATTCCACAATTAAAAGCTGCAATTGCTGAATTACAATCAAAAGGTTACAATGTACCTAACTATGATGAATCAGATGAGATCACGGCAAGATATGCAAAAATCTTAGGATCTGCAGTTAACCCAGTACTAAGAGAAGGAAACTCAGACAGACGAGCTCCAAGTGCAGTTAAAAACTATGCTAAAAACAACCCACACAGAATGGGAGAATGGACAAAAGATTCTAAAACTGCTGTTGCACATATGGATCACGGTGATTTCTATGGTTCAGAACTTTCTAAAACATTTGATGCTGCTGATGATTTAAAAATCACTTATATTGCCAAAGATGGTGCAGAGAAAGTATTAAAAGCTTCTTTACCTGTTTTAGAGGGTGAAATTATTGATGCGACTGTTATGAGTGCAAAAGCACTGCAAGAGTTTTATGCACAAGCAATTGCTGAAGCAAAAGAGAAAGACGTTCTTTTATCTTTACACCTTAAAGCTACAATGATGAAAGTTTCTGATCCAATTATGTTTGGATTTGCAGTTAAAGTATACTTCAAAGATTTAATTGCTAAACACGGAGCATTATTTGATGAAATGGGTGTTAACTTTAACAATGGCTTAGGTGATTTATACTCTAAATTAGACACTTTACCAGCAGACAAAAAAGCTGAAATTGAAGCGGATATTGCTGCTGTGTATAAAAAGCAACCAAGACTTGCAATGGTAAACTCTGCAAAAGGAATTACTAACTTACACGTACCATCAGATGTTATTATTGATGCATCTATGCCAGCTATGCTTAAAGGTGGTGGTAAAATGTGGAATGCAGACGATAAAGAAGAAGATACTATCGCTATGATTCCTGACAGATGTTATGCGCAATCATTCAAAGCTGTAATTGAAGATTGTAAAGCAAATGGTAAATTAGACGTAACAACAATTGGTACGGTTCCAAATGTTGGTTTAATGGCACAAAAAGCTGAAGAGTATGGTTCACATGACAAAACTTTCCAAGCAGCAGGTGAAGGTAAAATTGTAGTTACTGATAAATCTGGAAGCACAGTATTCTCATTTGATGTAGAAGAAGGTGATATTTTCAGAATGTGTCAAGCTAAAGATGCTCCAATTCAAGATTGGATTAAATTGGCAGTTACACGAGCAAGATTATCAAATACTCCAGCAATTTTCTGGTTAGATGAAAACAGAGCTCACGATGCCCAAATGATTAAAAAAGTAAATAAATACTTACCAGACCACGATACAACGGGATTAGACATCTCTATTATGGCTCCATTAGAAGCAACGAAAGTTTCTTTAAAAAGAATGAGAGAAGGTAAAGATACTATTTCTGTTACTGGAAATGTTTTAAGAGATTACAATACTGACCTATTCCCAATCTTAGAGCTTGGAACTTCAGCTAAAATGCTTTCAATCGTTCCATTAATGAAAGGTGGAGGATTATTTGAAACAGGTGCGGGTGGTTCAGCGCCTAAACACGTTCAACAATTTGTTGAAGAAGATTACTTAAGATGGGATTCTTTAGGTGAATTCATGGCTTTAGCTGCTTCTTTTGAACACTTGGCAAATACTCAAGACAATAAAAAAGCAAAAATCTTAGCAGATACTTTAGATAAAGCAACAGGAACTTTCCTTTTAAATGATAAATCACCATCGAGAAAATTAGGAGGAATTGACAATCGAGGTTCACACTTCTATTTAGCAATGTATTGGGCACAAGAGTTAGCTGCTCAAACAGAAGATGCAGATTTAGCGGCTGAATTTGCTCCAATTGCAAAAGCAATGACTGAAAACGAAGATAAAATCGTTGCAGAACTTGTTGCAGGACATGGAAAAGCAGCTGATATTGGTGGATACTACTTACCAGATGATGCAAAAGCATCTGAGGCAATGAGACCATCTGCAACATTAAACTCTATCATTGGATAA
- a CDS encoding heavy-metal-associated domain-containing protein codes for MKQTFEVLNVKCGGCAKTLIKGLNEEFGDVEVNLDVHPRQIRLEMEENQMEDLKLKLRKMGYPLISDELSGFEKATTTAKSFVSCAIGRMNS; via the coding sequence ATGAAACAGACATTTGAAGTATTAAACGTAAAGTGTGGTGGTTGTGCCAAGACTTTGATTAAAGGTTTAAATGAAGAGTTTGGTGATGTGGAGGTGAATTTAGATGTTCATCCTCGTCAAATCAGACTTGAAATGGAAGAGAATCAAATGGAAGATTTAAAATTAAAACTTCGTAAAATGGGTTATCCTCTTATAAGTGATGAATTAAGTGGTTTTGAAAAAGCAACAACCACGGCAAAAAGTTTTGTCAGTTGTGCTATAGGAAGAATGAACAGCTAA
- a CDS encoding AsmA-like C-terminal domain-containing protein, whose amino-acid sequence MLKTIKFLSISIFILGIAAFFILSVGINIDRFSFAGINVSKLYIKLDKKLIVQIEKIRLPKQSQTTSSRNDLKRHIGYLPTALRLFQKVDIERLIVDNNEFTITLDNDIFYVDTKFINIAAQPFVEGKNIILKLYSMYLKDYDMMLEGEFDVNLKTDNFIFKGNAYLEGLDTVIDARSDANYIYFDLSSLKPFKNLHFVKNFVRLQHTIEEWLYDNITGNLNVTYLKGKINRESFLPVIESLDGEATIQNANITFKHDLDPVQSSQVNVTFKNDNLSFFLENPIFKNTPIDGSNVVIHGISKEGSNIVVNIKTKSRLNEEILELLQAYQVKLPLIQTDGSTDSDFALQIYFNDVDTILTKGHFKASNSHFRLQNFEFFAHEADVYLDNSKVTIKDSKVEVDDLTKGILNLEIDTTASKAKGVFDLHDLHIQHNDMDLIKLQNSTTKVDVDFHEDTLISLDNFDTIIAVQKEGVKVALNSLEKLYAYSTLLQDLKIKQGELYLLLKQKDEITINAKLQELDFPIAVHNQNKLTKMTLEGGVKQGVLTLHSPQNEFKLLLNKNRLDLQLNGLDLLNEEKNKNTSNEEKTLNEKLLTVIKGHNSNIYLTPTQKLLGSNYTLTLNKQQTKLDLQHNKTTLLYNEKNADDVRIDIKKASDEFINALLDKKELLSEGSIDLQAKGSTTKLLGHVSLDDTKIKNLALLNNLIIFVNTAPGLINPLLALPSVVGMATNSGFNLNGYRVVKGGFDFNYNIQKQQFTFENLNTQGNMADFIGQGSMDLNKRIVDADIDIIFMKDYTKIVGYIPVLNYLFLGDDNRVATSVQISGSLDDPKINTNLSKEAANVPLDMVKRLFDLPSKGINYFNDSQKE is encoded by the coding sequence ATGTTAAAAACAATCAAATTTTTATCTATATCTATATTTATTTTGGGAATTGCAGCTTTTTTTATTTTATCTGTAGGCATCAATATTGATCGATTTTCCTTTGCTGGGATTAATGTTTCAAAATTGTATATAAAACTAGATAAAAAGCTTATTGTACAGATTGAAAAAATACGACTTCCTAAACAATCACAAACAACCAGTTCTAGAAATGATCTAAAACGTCACATTGGGTATTTACCAACGGCACTGCGTCTTTTTCAAAAAGTCGATATAGAACGGCTTATTGTGGATAACAATGAGTTTACCATCACTTTAGATAACGATATTTTCTATGTGGACACCAAATTCATCAACATTGCGGCACAACCTTTTGTTGAAGGTAAAAATATTATCTTAAAACTCTATTCCATGTATTTAAAAGATTACGACATGATGCTTGAAGGAGAATTTGATGTTAATCTTAAAACCGATAATTTTATCTTTAAAGGCAATGCCTATTTAGAAGGCTTAGATACGGTTATTGATGCACGTTCAGATGCTAATTATATCTATTTTGACCTCTCTAGCCTCAAACCTTTTAAAAACCTGCATTTTGTCAAAAACTTTGTACGTCTTCAACACACCATTGAAGAGTGGCTGTATGATAATATCACGGGGAATTTAAACGTTACGTATTTAAAAGGGAAAATCAACCGAGAGAGTTTTTTACCCGTGATTGAGAGTTTAGATGGTGAAGCAACGATACAAAATGCGAACATAACATTCAAACACGATTTAGATCCCGTACAAAGTTCACAAGTCAACGTGACCTTTAAAAATGATAATCTCTCATTCTTTTTAGAAAACCCCATTTTTAAAAACACACCCATTGATGGCAGTAACGTTGTCATACATGGTATTTCAAAAGAGGGTTCAAATATTGTTGTCAACATCAAAACTAAAAGTCGCCTCAACGAAGAGATTTTAGAATTATTACAAGCGTATCAAGTCAAACTGCCTTTAATACAAACAGATGGCAGTACGGATTCTGATTTTGCTTTACAAATCTATTTTAATGATGTGGATACTATTTTAACCAAAGGGCACTTTAAAGCCAGCAATAGCCATTTTAGACTACAAAACTTTGAGTTTTTTGCACATGAAGCCGATGTCTATTTAGACAACTCAAAAGTGACTATTAAAGATTCAAAGGTAGAAGTGGATGACTTAACCAAAGGTATTTTAAACTTAGAGATTGATACCACTGCATCAAAAGCAAAAGGGGTCTTTGATCTGCATGATTTACACATACAACACAACGATATGGATTTAATCAAACTTCAAAACAGTACGACCAAGGTAGACGTTGACTTTCATGAAGACACGCTAATAAGCTTAGATAACTTCGATACCATCATCGCTGTTCAAAAAGAGGGTGTCAAAGTAGCACTGAACTCTTTAGAAAAACTCTACGCATACTCAACACTCCTGCAAGATCTTAAGATAAAACAAGGAGAACTTTATCTGCTTTTAAAGCAAAAAGATGAGATCACTATCAATGCAAAACTTCAAGAGCTTGATTTTCCTATTGCTGTGCACAATCAAAATAAACTCACTAAAATGACACTTGAAGGAGGTGTAAAACAAGGTGTTTTAACACTTCACTCCCCACAAAATGAGTTTAAACTGCTTTTAAATAAAAACCGACTTGACTTGCAACTCAATGGTTTGGATTTGCTCAATGAAGAAAAAAACAAAAACACAAGCAATGAAGAAAAAACGCTTAATGAAAAGTTGCTGACCGTTATAAAAGGACATAACTCAAATATCTACCTCACGCCTACTCAAAAACTTTTAGGTTCCAACTACACACTTACATTAAATAAACAACAAACAAAACTTGATTTGCAACACAATAAAACAACACTTTTATACAATGAAAAAAATGCTGACGATGTTCGAATCGATATAAAAAAGGCCAGTGATGAGTTCATCAACGCTTTATTGGATAAAAAAGAGCTTCTAAGTGAAGGCAGCATTGATTTGCAAGCCAAGGGAAGCACAACCAAGCTTTTAGGACATGTTTCACTTGATGATACAAAAATCAAAAACTTGGCATTGCTAAATAACTTAATCATTTTTGTGAATACTGCTCCGGGTCTTATTAATCCACTGTTGGCACTTCCATCGGTCGTAGGAATGGCAACCAACTCAGGCTTTAATCTCAATGGATACAGAGTAGTTAAAGGAGGATTTGATTTTAATTACAATATTCAGAAGCAACAATTTACCTTTGAAAATCTAAACACGCAAGGCAATATGGCAGACTTTATAGGGCAGGGTTCTATGGACTTAAATAAGCGCATTGTTGATGCAGATATTGATATTATTTTCATGAAAGATTATACAAAAATTGTGGGGTATATCCCTGTACTGAATTACCTGTTCTTAGGTGATGACAACCGTGTAGCAACATCGGTACAAATCAGTGGAAGTTTGGATGACCCTAAAATCAACACCAATCTCTCAAAAGAAGCCGCCAATGTACCTTTAGACATGGTAAAACGTCTTTTTGATCTTCCTTCAAAAGGTATAAACTACTTTAATGATTCTCAAAAAGAGTAA
- a CDS encoding superoxide dismutase, with translation MKHELMALPYELDALEPYMSKETLEYHYGKHHQTYVTKLNGLIEGTKYENLSLTDIIKESDGGVFNNAAQVFNHDFFWKGLVPNGSEIPQSVTDALTEAFGSVETFKEAFTNAAVNHFGSGWAWLVKDDHGQLTIISTPNAATPITEGLTPLLTCDVWEHAYYIDTRNARPKYLENFWALVNWNFVAQNLEG, from the coding sequence ATGAAACATGAATTGATGGCCTTACCGTATGAATTAGATGCACTTGAACCATATATGTCTAAAGAGACACTGGAGTATCACTATGGAAAACATCATCAAACCTATGTGACCAAACTAAATGGTTTAATTGAAGGAACAAAATATGAAAACCTCTCCTTAACTGATATTATCAAAGAGTCCGATGGTGGAGTATTTAATAATGCTGCACAAGTATTTAATCATGATTTTTTTTGGAAAGGATTGGTGCCTAATGGTTCTGAAATACCACAAAGTGTTACAGATGCCTTAACGGAAGCATTTGGTTCAGTTGAAACATTTAAAGAGGCCTTTACCAATGCAGCTGTGAATCATTTTGGTTCAGGATGGGCATGGTTAGTTAAAGATGATCATGGACAATTAACCATTATATCAACACCTAATGCAGCCACACCTATTACCGAAGGTTTAACGCCTCTGTTAACATGTGATGTATGGGAACATGCTTATTATATCGATACACGAAATGCTCGACCAAAATATTTAGAGAATTTTTGGGCATTGGTTAATTGGAATTTTGTAGCACAAAATTTAGAAGGATAA
- the mltG gene encoding endolytic transglycosylase MltG, which produces MPTDKIKKAAIPKINIDIDKNLIVFNIIEFFLVLVIIVLFYVSIPLHSTKVIYIPKGSTSGIISYLNKSGYELNVLDKTIIRFLGYPQQGWIDLKSHKMAKGDFLYKLLTSKAALQTVTLIPGETSYFFIKDVAKTFGLSEKLLREAYNKYAFKNDGNILAESYHLPIGMSEENLIYYLINYTNNQYERISQKIFGEYNKEQWFYYIAIASVIQKEAANVEEMPYVSSVVHNRLKRGMPLQMDGTLNYGRFSHDRITARRLKEDKSSYNTYMNKGVPKHPVSAVSLDAIKAAIFPAKSDYLYFVRDKTTGKHTFSATYKQHVNSVNKNITYMRTTPKVKIEPKQEEIKQPKTQETSIFEQVKKEQAPSTIKNLWKSVN; this is translated from the coding sequence ATGCCTACAGATAAAATAAAAAAAGCTGCAATTCCCAAAATAAATATAGATATAGATAAAAATTTGATTGTTTTTAACATTATTGAATTTTTCCTAGTGCTTGTAATAATTGTTTTGTTTTATGTGAGTATACCTTTGCACTCTACGAAGGTAATATATATTCCCAAGGGCTCAACGAGTGGCATTATATCATATTTAAATAAAAGTGGGTATGAATTAAATGTGCTGGATAAAACCATTATTCGATTTTTAGGTTATCCGCAACAAGGCTGGATAGATCTGAAATCACACAAAATGGCCAAAGGGGATTTTTTATACAAACTACTAACTTCTAAAGCAGCACTTCAAACGGTGACACTTATTCCTGGAGAGACCTCTTATTTTTTTATTAAAGATGTGGCAAAAACTTTTGGACTTTCAGAAAAATTATTGCGTGAAGCGTACAATAAATATGCATTTAAAAATGATGGAAATATTTTAGCTGAGAGTTATCATTTGCCTATTGGTATGAGTGAAGAGAATCTTATTTATTATTTAATCAACTATACGAATAATCAATATGAACGAATCAGCCAAAAAATATTTGGAGAGTATAATAAAGAGCAATGGTTTTATTACATTGCCATCGCCTCAGTGATACAAAAAGAGGCAGCCAATGTTGAAGAGATGCCTTATGTCTCTAGTGTTGTGCATAATCGTTTAAAAAGAGGAATGCCTCTTCAAATGGATGGTACTCTTAATTATGGACGATTTTCTCATGACAGAATTACCGCAAGACGATTGAAAGAGGATAAGAGTTCGTACAACACTTATATGAATAAAGGGGTACCAAAACATCCTGTCAGTGCAGTCTCTTTGGATGCTATTAAAGCAGCAATTTTCCCTGCAAAGAGTGATTACCTCTATTTTGTTCGAGATAAAACAACTGGTAAACATACTTTCAGTGCAACGTATAAACAGCATGTAAACAGTGTGAACAAAAATATCACTTATATGAGAACCACACCAAAAGTAAAAATTGAACCTAAACAAGAGGAAATCAAACAGCCTAAAACTCAAGAGACCTCTATTTTTGAGCAAGTCAAAAAAGAACAAGCGCCTTCAACGATTAAGAATTTATGGAAGAGTGTAAATTAG
- the mdh gene encoding malate dehydrogenase: protein MSTKKVAIIGAGNVGSTLAYTLASKGICSSIVLKDIKENLVKAMSLDISQAANAAKSSTVVTTASTGACLRGCDVIVITAGLPRMPGMSRNDLLLTNAKIMREVIEEIKINAPQSIVIVVSNPLDAMVYTALKVSGFPRNQIVGMAGILDSARMSHFILEKLGYGAGQIESSVMGGHGDDMVPLPNFSTVAGMALTEVMTQDDIDEIVEKTKNGGAQIVKYLEKGSAYYAPAHATSLMVEAILNDKKEVYPCAALLEGEYGYEDIVSGVPVMLGKNGVEKVIELKLTSEQRTLFAKSVGSVQELVDALYENKFFES from the coding sequence ATGAGCACTAAAAAAGTTGCAATCATCGGTGCAGGAAACGTAGGTTCTACCTTGGCATATACTTTGGCTTCAAAAGGAATATGCTCCTCTATTGTATTAAAAGATATTAAAGAGAATTTAGTTAAAGCGATGTCTTTAGACATTTCACAAGCAGCAAATGCTGCAAAATCTTCAACCGTTGTAACTACTGCAAGCACAGGAGCTTGCTTACGAGGTTGTGATGTAATTGTTATTACTGCTGGGCTTCCAAGAATGCCAGGAATGAGTCGTAATGACCTGCTTTTAACTAATGCAAAGATTATGAGAGAGGTGATTGAAGAGATTAAAATCAATGCTCCTCAATCCATTGTCATTGTGGTTTCAAACCCTTTAGATGCGATGGTATATACAGCACTTAAAGTATCAGGTTTCCCAAGAAATCAAATTGTTGGAATGGCTGGGATTTTAGACAGTGCAAGAATGTCTCACTTTATTTTAGAAAAACTGGGATATGGTGCAGGACAAATTGAATCATCAGTGATGGGTGGTCATGGCGATGATATGGTCCCTCTTCCAAACTTTTCAACCGTTGCAGGAATGGCACTGACTGAAGTAATGACACAAGATGATATTGATGAAATTGTTGAAAAAACCAAAAATGGTGGAGCACAAATTGTGAAATATCTTGAGAAAGGTTCTGCCTATTATGCTCCTGCTCATGCGACTTCATTGATGGTGGAAGCCATTTTAAATGATAAAAAAGAGGTCTATCCTTGTGCTGCACTGCTTGAAGGTGAGTATGGATATGAAGATATTGTTAGTGGCGTTCCTGTGATGTTAGGAAAAAATGGGGTTGAGAAAGTGATTGAGCTTAAACTCACCAGTGAACAAAGAACACTTTTTGCAAAGTCAGTTGGATCTGTACAAGAGCTTGTTGATGCATTGTATGAAAATAAATTTTTTGAAAGTTGA
- a CDS encoding NAD(P)/FAD-dependent oxidoreductase, with protein sequence MKKYDYIVVGAGIAGCATAYYLKKSGQNVLIVDRLDSTSKNASSTAGGFLSPLLGKPNTFKTLVTQALKFSIDFYKKEFPEFLINKGVIRIPKDEEDKMKFESYLPHMDFEYELKEEGCFFPIGSQVFTYNLCQELIKRCDKKSNYDIKHISYINDEYILNHELIASNLVLTTGADVSLIEEKYFNIRPVWGQRIDIETNSCIDVNYHKECSLSTSQKLKNSHTYKVSIGATHHRFNQDSLEQKECLRAPTEKNFIRLSCDENSIKNDTELLLNRARDIHELNDVKLLDIKIGARASSVDYFPMVGELIDSQKTLNMFPYIKNGTHVPHERFVRYKKLFVLNGLGGRGFVLGPYLAQQLVDHMVNGTQLQTDITTDRLFIRWAKRQA encoded by the coding sequence ATGAAAAAATATGATTATATTGTTGTGGGTGCAGGTATTGCAGGGTGTGCAACAGCCTATTATCTCAAAAAAAGTGGTCAAAATGTTCTGATTGTTGATAGACTTGATTCAACATCTAAAAACGCCAGCAGCACAGCAGGTGGATTTTTATCGCCACTTTTAGGTAAACCCAACACCTTTAAAACATTGGTCACTCAAGCTCTTAAGTTCTCAATTGATTTTTATAAAAAAGAGTTTCCCGAGTTTCTTATAAACAAAGGAGTTATTCGAATACCCAAGGATGAAGAGGATAAAATGAAGTTTGAATCGTATCTACCTCATATGGATTTTGAGTATGAACTCAAAGAGGAGGGTTGTTTTTTTCCTATAGGTTCACAAGTATTTACTTATAATCTTTGTCAAGAACTCATTAAAAGATGTGATAAAAAATCTAATTATGATATTAAACATATAAGTTACATCAACGATGAATATATTCTTAATCATGAATTGATTGCATCCAACCTTGTGTTAACAACCGGAGCAGATGTATCGTTAATAGAGGAAAAATACTTTAACATTCGCCCTGTTTGGGGGCAAAGAATTGATATAGAAACCAACAGTTGTATTGATGTTAACTACCATAAAGAGTGTTCACTCTCTACGTCACAAAAACTAAAGAACAGCCATACTTACAAAGTCAGCATTGGTGCAACACACCATCGATTTAATCAAGATAGTCTTGAGCAAAAAGAGTGTTTAAGAGCTCCCACAGAGAAAAACTTTATACGCTTAAGTTGCGATGAAAACAGCATTAAAAATGATACAGAACTTTTATTAAATAGAGCCCGTGATATTCATGAACTTAATGATGTGAAACTACTTGATATAAAAATAGGAGCCCGCGCTTCAAGTGTTGATTATTTTCCCATGGTCGGTGAACTTATTGACTCACAAAAAACTCTTAATATGTTTCCATACATAAAAAATGGGACACATGTACCACATGAACGATTTGTTCGATATAAAAAACTTTTTGTACTCAATGGATTGGGTGGTCGAGGTTTTGTTTTAGGCCCTTATTTGGCACAGCAACTTGTCGATCACATGGTCAATGGCACTCAATTACAAACAGATATTACAACCGATCGTCTTTTTATACGTTGGGCAAAGCGTCAAGCGTAA
- a CDS encoding APC family permease, which translates to MKADIIHRNRGKSLGLLELIAIALGGMVGGGIFTVLGISVSMIGAFTPFAITLGGMIAALAAYSYIKLGVYYKDEGATYSFFKRTFPHSSFAGSLIGWWVIFGYISTIALYAYTFSSYAISGFPFADDQLLRKMVACAAITLFVSINLWSVKGMGKIEDLMVYTKLVILVVISFSLINHSQTTLPNLLENNMDISVLSILIVASLTFVAYEGFQLVINAVNEMDNPSKNIPRAIYSAIFLAVMIYVIISLGAILAIPFENIIQNKEYALAAGAEESLGHFGTHLVILGAVLATCSAINGTLFGASRQMSVIAQDGYFPKQLAKRNQNIPTLAVICMGLFAVLLIVLGDLQVILEFGSVTFLLVSFLMAYANYRIRDKTNSSLWITLLSMVALFMGTCMIIYYEVVTQIKQLYFIVAIYVILTVLAYVYAKLSVKSMQKHRL; encoded by the coding sequence ATGAAAGCAGACATTATACACAGAAACAGAGGAAAATCTTTAGGATTATTGGAGCTTATTGCCATTGCATTAGGGGGAATGGTCGGTGGAGGCATCTTTACTGTTTTGGGTATTTCTGTATCGATGATAGGTGCTTTTACACCATTTGCGATTACTTTAGGTGGCATGATAGCTGCTTTAGCTGCATACTCTTACATTAAATTGGGTGTTTATTATAAAGATGAAGGTGCAACCTACTCTTTTTTTAAACGAACTTTCCCTCACTCTTCGTTTGCGGGTTCTTTAATTGGTTGGTGGGTTATTTTTGGTTATATCAGTACCATTGCATTGTATGCATATACGTTCTCTTCATACGCGATTAGTGGTTTTCCCTTTGCAGATGATCAACTGTTGCGTAAAATGGTTGCTTGTGCTGCAATTACTTTGTTCGTATCCATCAATCTTTGGAGTGTCAAAGGCATGGGAAAAATAGAGGATTTGATGGTTTATACTAAATTGGTTATTCTTGTAGTAATCTCTTTTTCTTTAATTAATCACTCTCAAACCACTTTACCAAACCTTTTAGAAAACAATATGGATATTTCTGTGCTTTCTATATTAATTGTTGCTTCTTTAACATTTGTGGCCTATGAAGGCTTTCAATTGGTTATAAATGCGGTCAATGAGATGGATAATCCTTCTAAAAATATTCCCAGAGCAATTTACAGTGCAATATTTTTAGCGGTTATGATTTATGTTATTATCTCATTGGGTGCTATTTTAGCCATCCCTTTTGAAAATATCATTCAAAATAAAGAGTATGCTCTTGCTGCTGGGGCAGAAGAGAGTTTGGGGCATTTTGGTACGCATTTGGTTATCCTTGGTGCGGTGTTAGCTACATGCAGTGCAATTAATGGCACACTTTTTGGGGCATCAAGACAGATGTCTGTGATTGCTCAAGATGGCTACTTTCCTAAGCAACTTGCCAAACGAAATCAAAACATTCCGACTTTGGCTGTGATTTGTATGGGTTTATTTGCTGTATTATTGATTGTTTTAGGTGATCTGCAAGTTATATTAGAGTTTGGAAGTGTGACGTTTTTATTGGTTTCGTTCTTGATGGCATATGCGAATTATAGGATACGAGATAAAACGAATTCTTCTTTATGGATTACTCTGCTTTCAATGGTTGCGCTGTTTATGGGAACGTGTATGATTATCTATTATGAAGTGGTGACTCAAATTAAACAACTCTATTTTATTGTAGCCATTTATGTCATTTTAACTGTTTTAGCGTATGTGTATGCCAAATTGAGTGTTAAATCGATGCAAAAGCATCGATTATAA
- a CDS encoding response regulator: protein MKVLVADDSKMARKMLIKIFSDCREGQEDEILQAQNGEEAVNLYKENTFDVVFLDLTMPIMDGFHALKLIKEFDSNAKVIVVSADIQQGSMSQVREDGAIDFVKKPISDVKMKQILEKIK, encoded by the coding sequence ATGAAAGTATTAGTAGCCGATGATTCAAAAATGGCACGAAAAATGCTGATTAAAATATTCTCTGACTGCCGTGAAGGGCAAGAAGATGAAATTTTACAAGCACAAAACGGGGAAGAAGCCGTTAATTTATACAAGGAGAATACTTTTGATGTGGTTTTCTTAGATTTGACCATGCCAATTATGGATGGCTTTCATGCACTTAAATTGATTAAAGAGTTTGATTCCAATGCAAAAGTGATTGTAGTTTCTGCTGATATCCAACAAGGTTCAATGAGCCAAGTACGAGAAGATGGTGCGATTGATTTTGTGAAAAAACCAATCAGTGATGTAAAAATGAAACAAATATTAGAAAAAATCAAATAA